The Cheilinus undulatus linkage group 2, ASM1832078v1, whole genome shotgun sequence genome has a window encoding:
- the lrfn1 gene encoding leucine-rich repeat and fibronectin type III domain-containing protein 1 yields the protein MERLVVCVLLCAALVEGYSCPGRCICQHLSPTLTLLCAKTGLLFVPPTIDRKTVELRLTDNFITIIRRKDFYNMTSLVHLTLSRNTISQIVPHAFLGLRSLRALHMDGNRLSVIKSDHFKGLVNLRHLILGNNQIHQVAPNSFDEFVSTIEDLDLSNNNLRTLPWEAIARMTNINTLTLDHNLIDHIEAGTFTLLTKLVRLDMTSNRLQKLPPDSLFQHAQVLSDAKGSSSSTLAVSFGGNPLHCNCELLWLRRLTREDDLETCASPEHLMDKYFWSIQEEEFICEPPLITKNFSTKPYVMEGQGVTLKCKAMGDPDPDIHWRSPDGKLVHNNSRTILYDNGTLDILITTLKDSGAFNCVASNAAGIATAAVEINMIPLPLFVNNTGHMREDPGLSDITTSSKSGNDTKGYDKQDRRVMVTGLNSSSAVIRWPSERHIPGIRMYQIQYNSTADDTLVYRMIPSTSKNFLINDLAAGREYDLCVLAVYDDGITSLTATRVVGCVQFHTASEVSQCRFMHSQFLGGTMIIIIGGIIVASVLVFIIILMIRYKAYSSPEDTKTKVSSSMHSQTNGSQQRLQRSASKQPSDEGQREAGAPKECMALVLRVDNEKREDVGATTAILEVELPPLNVDRMKRRTSLDAQCSGPPSEDAQTDSSLTGSTMSLCLIGPNAGTKEAPRLKDKKSALANMGLLPNELARTRHRFSFDGGDYSIFQSHSYPRRARTRWHKSTNQLNMESSPLANRRVTFSSTEWMLESTV from the exons ATGGAGCGGCtggttgtgtgtgtgctgctctgtgctgctctGGTGGAGGGATACAGCTGCCCTGGCCGCTGCATTTGCCAACATCTCTCCCCGACTCTGACTCTGCTCTGCGCCAAGACTGGGCTGCTGTTCGTGCCCCCAACCATCGACCGCAAGACCGTGGAGCTGCGACTCACTGACAACTTCATCACTATCATACGCAGGAAAGACTTTTACAACATGACCAGCCTGGTCCACCTCACCTTATCTCGAAACACCATCAGCCAGATCGTGCCCCACGCCTTTCTTGGCCTACGGTCCCTGAGGGCTCTGCACATGGACGGAAACCGCCTCAGTGTGATAAAAAGCGACCACTTTAAAGGCCTCGTCAACCTTCGGCACCTCATCCTCGGGAACAACCAGATCCACCAGGTGGCTCCTAACTCCTTTGATGAGTTTGTTTCCACCATCGAGGACTTGGATTTGTCCAACAACAACCTGCGCACGCTTCCCTGGGAAGCCATAGCCAGGATGACCAATATTAACACACTCACTCTGGACCATAACCTGATTGACCACATTGAAGCAGGGACATTCACGCTGCTGACTAAGCTGGTCCGCTTGGATATGACCTCTAACAGGCTGCAGAAGCTGCCACCAGACAGTCTGTTCCAGCACGCTCAAGTGCTGTCCGACGCCAAAGGCTCCAGCTCATCCACACTGGCTGTGAGCTTTGGAGGCAACCCGCTTCACTGTAACTGTGAGCTACTGTGGCTGCGTAGGCTGACAAGAGAGGACGACCTGGAGACTTGTGCCTCACCAGAGCACCTCATGGACAAATATTTCTGGTCAATCCAGGAGGAGGAGTTTATCTGTGAGCCTCCTCTGATCACCAAGAATTTCTCTACAAAGCCCTACGTGATGGAGGGGCAGGGAGTGACTCTGAAATGCAAAGCCATGGGTGATCCAGACCCAGATATTCACTGGCGGTCTCCAGATGGAAAGCTGGTGCATAATAACTCACGCACTATCCTGTATGATAATGGCACCCTTGATATTCTCATCACTACGCTGAAGGACAGCGGGGCTTTTAATTGCGTGGCGTCCAATGCCGCAGGCATCGCCACAGCTGCTGTGGAGATCAACATGATCCCCTTGCCCTTGTTTGTTAACAACACAGGCCACATGCGCGAGGACCCCGGCCTCTCAGACATCACCACATCCTCCAAATCTGGCAACGACACCAAGGGCTACGACAAGCAGGACAGAAGGGTGATGGTCACCGGCCTGAACTCCTCTTCTGCTGTGATCCGCTGGCCGTCTGAGCGACACATCCCCGGCATCAGGATGTACCAGATCCAGTACAACAGCACAGCAGATGACACTTTGGTGTACAG aaTGATCCCATCTACCAGCAAGAACTTCTTAATCAATGATCTGGCCGCAGGGAGGGAGTATGACCTTTGTGTGCTGGCGGTTTATGACGACGGCATCACATCATTAACAGCCACACGTGTGGTCGGATGTGTGCAGTTCCACACGGCCAGCGAGGTCAGCCAGTGCCGCTTCATGCACAGCCAGTTCCTGGGAGGCACCATGATCATCATTATTGGTGGTATAATCGTCGCTTCTGTGCTGGTTTTCATTATCATCCTGATGATCCGTTACAAGGCCTACAGCAGCCCAGAGGACACCAAGACCAAGGTCAGCTCCAGTATGCACTCTCAGACCAATGGCAGCCAGCAGCGACTGCAGCGCTCCGCCTCCAAGCAGCCTTCAGATGAGGGCCAGCGTGAGGCCGGGGCGCCCAAAGAGTGCATGGCACTGGTGCTGCGGGTGGACAACGAGAAGAGGGAGGATGTAGGAGCCACCACTGCCATCCTAGAGGTGGAGCTGCCTCCACTGAATGTAGACAGGATGAAGAGGAGAACCAGCTTGGACGCACAATGCTCCGGCCCCCCATCTGAGGACGCACAGACGGACAGTAGCCTTACAGGCTCCACCATGTCCCTGTGTCTCATAGGCCCTAATGCTGGCACCAAGGAGGCCCCCAGGCTCAAAGACAAGAAAAGTGCCCTGGCCAACATGGGATTGCTCCCTAATGAGCTGGCACGAACTAGGCACAGATTCTCATTTGACGGAGGGGATTACTCCatttttcagagtcatagttaCCCCCGCAGAGCGAGGACAAGGTGGCACAAGTCCACCAACCAGCTCAACATGGAGTCGTCACCACTCGCCAACAGGAGAGTTACGTTCAGCAGCACTGAGTGGATGCTAGAGAGCACAGTGTGA
- the nkapd1 gene encoding uncharacterized protein NKAPD1 isoform X1: MLLVLKSVAMSKQPLGKTLLRNVIRHTDAHNKIQEEMEMWKMRDWEIQMSHHKHLSDLQSVRGRMHCDRASDQRRDIGGSGERASEHDDREARYWTRKLYEFEAEDPERWGHSGFKELYPEEFDSDCEKKGAKKKTGRHKTKKSKSEAKLSKRSKKSSRKKKKKKKKDEEGKRKKAESSSSSHDSSDEKDKPQRKRTKSRQKSQKSTKNRGRDEDSSSGHSNDEEESRTHRHKKRKQSSYKDSDSGPYSKKKRKNWKAAGEESSGDSTAD; this comes from the exons ATGCTACTCGTTTTGAAAAG TGTCGCCATGTCAAAGCAGCCGTTGGGAAAGACGTTATTGAGGAATGTAATCCGCCACACTGATGCCCACAACAAG ATccaggaggagatggagatgtGGAAAATGCGAGACTGGGAGATCCAGATGTCCCATCACAAACATTTGTCAGACTTACAGAGTGTCAG GGGAAGAATGCACTGTGATCGAGCATCAGATCAACGCAGAGACATTGGTGGAAGTGGAGAGCGAGCTTCAGAACATGATGACAGGGAGGCTCGATACTGGACTCGCAAACTTTATGAATTTGAGGCCGAAGACCCTGAAAG GTGGGGACATAGCGGCTTCAAAGAGCTTTATCCAGAGGAGTTTGATAGTGATTG tgagaaaaagggtgccaaaaagAAGACTGGGCGCCACAAGACGAAGAAGTCCAAGTCAGAAGCAAAATTATCAAAACGATCCAAAAAATCATCTcggaagaaaaagaagaaaaagaagaaagatgaGGAAGGAAAGCGTAAGAAAGCCGAGAGTTCGAGCAGCAGCCATGATAGCAGTGATGAAAAAGACAAGCCGCAGAGGAAAAGGACTAAAAGTCGACAGAAAAgccaaaaaagcacaaaaaacagAGGGAGGGATGAGGACAGCAGCTCAGGACACAGTAATGATGAGGAAGAAAGTCGGACTCACCGCCATAAGAAACGCAAACAGAGCTCCTACAAAGACTCAGACTCAGGGCCATActcaaaaaagaagaggaaaaactgGAAAGCAGCAGGTGAGGAGAGCTCAGGCGATAGTACTGCAGACTGA
- the nkapd1 gene encoding uncharacterized protein NKAPD1 isoform X2 produces MSKQPLGKTLLRNVIRHTDAHNKIQEEMEMWKMRDWEIQMSHHKHLSDLQSVRGRMHCDRASDQRRDIGGSGERASEHDDREARYWTRKLYEFEAEDPERWGHSGFKELYPEEFDSDCEKKGAKKKTGRHKTKKSKSEAKLSKRSKKSSRKKKKKKKKDEEGKRKKAESSSSSHDSSDEKDKPQRKRTKSRQKSQKSTKNRGRDEDSSSGHSNDEEESRTHRHKKRKQSSYKDSDSGPYSKKKRKNWKAAGEESSGDSTAD; encoded by the exons ATGTCAAAGCAGCCGTTGGGAAAGACGTTATTGAGGAATGTAATCCGCCACACTGATGCCCACAACAAG ATccaggaggagatggagatgtGGAAAATGCGAGACTGGGAGATCCAGATGTCCCATCACAAACATTTGTCAGACTTACAGAGTGTCAG GGGAAGAATGCACTGTGATCGAGCATCAGATCAACGCAGAGACATTGGTGGAAGTGGAGAGCGAGCTTCAGAACATGATGACAGGGAGGCTCGATACTGGACTCGCAAACTTTATGAATTTGAGGCCGAAGACCCTGAAAG GTGGGGACATAGCGGCTTCAAAGAGCTTTATCCAGAGGAGTTTGATAGTGATTG tgagaaaaagggtgccaaaaagAAGACTGGGCGCCACAAGACGAAGAAGTCCAAGTCAGAAGCAAAATTATCAAAACGATCCAAAAAATCATCTcggaagaaaaagaagaaaaagaagaaagatgaGGAAGGAAAGCGTAAGAAAGCCGAGAGTTCGAGCAGCAGCCATGATAGCAGTGATGAAAAAGACAAGCCGCAGAGGAAAAGGACTAAAAGTCGACAGAAAAgccaaaaaagcacaaaaaacagAGGGAGGGATGAGGACAGCAGCTCAGGACACAGTAATGATGAGGAAGAAAGTCGGACTCACCGCCATAAGAAACGCAAACAGAGCTCCTACAAAGACTCAGACTCAGGGCCATActcaaaaaagaagaggaaaaactgGAAAGCAGCAGGTGAGGAGAGCTCAGGCGATAGTACTGCAGACTGA